A window from Gopherus evgoodei ecotype Sinaloan lineage chromosome 24, rGopEvg1_v1.p, whole genome shotgun sequence encodes these proteins:
- the CFAP126 gene encoding protein Flattop translates to MATNYKAGQYEDAFIAQNLQNWTLPKLYKEHPSAREGYTQFIANDRGHLLPTVPRSKASPWGTFMGTWEMPLKIPPAKLNLTSRSAAAASRLTDWIHKSTALTSACNGLRPQITGKPREPESHTQPTKELSSKNSRASNRSSQGPKSSAKMPPEEEAYHKGSTPPKVPLSRQPGCMDVRIKGATSQEISGSRKPGSKEAWHRGSISSEVPLSRQPGCMDVRIKEIPASNRPPSREANPRRAISAEVPAASRPGSMEAKAKGVSSPELMVSCCPGSMEANPRGAISLESLASGRPSSKASEAAETQKRMSRRAAEGNKSMSPKMEGSARPQSCPEERFEQTFN, encoded by the exons ATGGCAACGAACTACAAAGCGGGGCAG TATGAGGATGCCTTCATTGCACAGAATTTGCAAAACTGGACCCTGCCCAAGCTCTACAAGGAG CACCCCTCTGCCCGGGAAGGCTATACCCAATTTATAGCCAATGACCGAGGACACCTGCTCCCCACCGTGCCTCGTTCAAAG gcTTCCCCCTGGGGCACATTTATGGGAACCTGGGAGATGCCACTGAAGATTCCCCCAGCCAAACTGAACCTGACCTCCCGCTCGGCTGCCGCAGCCTCGCGCCTCACCGACTGGATCCACAAGTCCACTGCACTGACCAGTGCCTGCAACGGCCTCCGCCCACAGATCACCGGCAAG CCTCGAGAGCCTGAATCACACACGCAGCCCACAAAGGAGCTTTCCAGTAAGAACAGCCGGGCATCTAACAGAAGCTCCCAGGGCCCCAAGTCCTCAGCCAAAATGCCCCCTGAAGAGGAGGCTTATCACAAAGGATCCACCCCCCCCAAGGTCCCACTGTCACGCCAGCCTGGCTGCATGGATGTTCGAATCAAAGGAGCTACTTCCCAAGAGATCTCAGGTTCGCGCAAGCCAGGCTCAAAGGAGGCTTGGCACAGAGGAAGCATATCATCTGAGGTCCCATTGTCACGCCAGCCCGGCTGCATGGATGTTCGAATCAAAGAGATCCCAGCTTCCAACCGCCCTCCTTCAAGGGAAGCTAATCCCAGGCGAGCCATCTCCGCTGAAGTGCCAGCTGCAAGTCGACCTGGGTCAATGGAGGCTAAAGCCAAAGGAGTCAGCTCACCTGAGCTCATGGTTTCATGTTGTCCTGGGTCAATGGAGGCCAATCCCAGGGGAGCCATCTCACTTGAGTCCTTGGCATCAGGACGCCCCAGTTCAAAGGCTAGCGAAGCAGCTGAGACCCAGAAGAGGATGTCAAGGAGGGCAGCAGAGGGGAACAAGAGCATGTCACCCAAGATGGAAGGGTCAGCAAGACCCCAGTCCTGCCCTGAAGAAAGATTTGAGCAAACATTCAACTGA